From the genome of Candidatus Endomicrobium procryptotermitis, one region includes:
- a CDS encoding cob(I)yrinic acid a,c-diamide adenosyltransferase, translating to MIIINTGDGKGKTTASIGQIIRSLGHGNKVCLIQLFKGRQFYGEQNILTKLDGLDFFSFAKEHPYCIKNVSIEEAKEKCIPAMEKLAELTNSCKKYDLVVLEEFNIALRDGFLDKMQFINLLKKLSEKSDIVITGRAAPQELIDIADLVTEMKEIKHPYKKGIPAKKGIEF from the coding sequence GGCAGATAATCCGTTCTTTGGGGCATGGCAATAAAGTCTGCCTGATACAACTGTTTAAAGGAAGACAATTTTACGGCGAACAAAATATTTTAACTAAACTTGACGGGTTAGATTTTTTTTCTTTTGCAAAAGAGCATCCTTACTGTATAAAAAACGTGTCTATTGAAGAGGCAAAAGAAAAATGCATTCCTGCCATGGAAAAGCTTGCCGAACTTACAAATTCCTGCAAGAAATATGATTTAGTCGTTTTGGAAGAGTTTAACATCGCTTTAAGGGATGGTTTTTTGGATAAAATGCAATTTATCAATCTACTCAAAAAACTGTCCGAAAAATCCGATATTGTAATAACTGGTAGAGCTGCGCCGCAGGAACTTATAGATATTGCCGATCTGGTGACGGAAATGAAAGAAATTAAACATCCATACAAAAAAGGAATTCCTGCAAAAAAAGGTATAGAATTCTGA
- a CDS encoding helical backbone metal receptor has protein sequence MKNKIFIIISLIFLFSVQLYAGKYSRIISLAPSVTESLYDLDMDKEVIAITIYCPKGKSQKEIIGTLLEPYIEKIVMLKPDLIISAKEGNNKAAVEKIQRLGFEVYVMETAGNFKEICGNFLALAEKLKKEEKAKDLISKAEKEVLSIYSKTALLPKERVFWEVGAKPLYTTGKHSFINDYNYYTSTVNIYNDINMRYPSVNIEDVVERNPDVIIMVNMGDISKDEIQNWKKYSAVSAVRNDKVYMIDVNDIFTPTPSTFAKGVKILAKTIFPEIFGGK, from the coding sequence ATGAAAAATAAAATATTTATAATTATTTCGCTCATATTTTTGTTCTCTGTGCAGCTTTACGCTGGAAAGTATAGCCGCATAATATCTTTGGCGCCTTCAGTGACGGAAAGCCTTTATGATCTTGATATGGATAAAGAAGTTATTGCGATAACGATTTATTGTCCGAAAGGAAAAAGTCAAAAAGAAATAATCGGAACGTTACTGGAACCCTATATAGAGAAAATCGTCATGTTAAAACCAGACTTGATAATTTCAGCTAAAGAAGGAAACAATAAGGCTGCCGTTGAAAAAATACAAAGACTTGGTTTTGAAGTTTATGTAATGGAAACCGCTGGTAATTTTAAAGAAATATGCGGCAATTTTCTTGCTCTTGCCGAAAAGCTTAAAAAAGAGGAAAAAGCAAAAGATTTGATTTCCAAAGCTGAAAAAGAAGTGCTTTCAATTTATTCCAAAACCGCTTTACTGCCTAAAGAAAGAGTTTTTTGGGAAGTGGGCGCCAAACCTCTTTACACTACAGGAAAACATAGTTTTATAAACGACTATAATTATTATACGTCTACCGTTAACATATATAATGATATAAACATGCGCTATCCTTCTGTAAATATCGAAGATGTCGTCGAACGCAATCCTGATGTCATAATTATGGTCAATATGGGAGATATAAGTAAAGATGAAATTCAAAACTGGAAAAAATACAGTGCGGTTTCAGCTGTGCGCAATGATAAAGTTTACATGATAGACGTCAACGATATTTTCACACCTACGCCTTCGACTTTTGCCAAAGGTGTAAAAATTCTCGCCAAAACAATATTTCCGGAGATATTTGGTGGCAAGTAA